One Vallitalea pronyensis genomic region harbors:
- a CDS encoding glycoside hydrolase, protein MSMIKGHVNFQNIIREWDGFGVNYVETAQTPDYLEEPQDYGGFQTLSEEKRQEIIDLIFGEDGLKPSIIKMFCDGFHQNEPHTDPSDMHTLDRTRYDHLTTTQWTRYFAREGLKKAKAMNYELQIITTLYQPPAFMTKQKMVRGRDLDPKYMLELAKYMASWVKYLKEQEGLPVTYMSIHNEGEDHVRWPSDGKTVAFHGEDYNCYWPKETIVAFMPLLRRVLDHHQLQDVGITPGETSSWFRFDRWGYADAIAENHQAIQALGLITSHAFINYPWYNYDDRDYRWFGDARSAGIDTLREKKPSLHAWGTSCSWLGMDVPFLDTLIQNIYSTKVNALIPWACIQVPSRWRGGDPNPGTAIKLDGQGHYEVMPGYYFYKQITRAGQPKMAVAKVSSNDTELSLVAFSSHHTDNKNAFLVLNLSPMDKEIELTIEGCGHCFEGYRTSSNEQYAPIGDYKLSHQKKFTYHVPKGSATTFFEK, encoded by the coding sequence ATGTCCATGATTAAAGGACATGTGAATTTTCAAAACATCATAAGGGAGTGGGATGGGTTTGGTGTCAACTATGTGGAAACAGCACAGACACCTGATTACTTAGAGGAGCCTCAAGATTACGGTGGCTTTCAGACCCTATCTGAAGAAAAACGTCAAGAAATAATCGACCTTATTTTTGGTGAAGACGGCTTGAAACCAAGTATTATCAAAATGTTTTGTGATGGTTTCCATCAAAATGAACCCCATACGGATCCGTCAGATATGCATACACTGGATAGGACACGATACGATCATCTTACAACGACTCAGTGGACACGTTATTTTGCCAGAGAAGGTCTGAAAAAAGCGAAAGCCATGAATTATGAACTGCAAATAATCACCACACTTTATCAACCACCTGCTTTTATGACCAAGCAAAAGATGGTCCGTGGTCGTGACCTTGACCCTAAATACATGCTTGAATTAGCCAAGTACATGGCATCTTGGGTAAAATATTTGAAAGAGCAGGAAGGATTGCCAGTGACCTACATGAGTATACATAATGAAGGTGAAGACCATGTCAGGTGGCCATCAGATGGAAAGACAGTAGCTTTTCATGGTGAAGACTATAATTGTTACTGGCCGAAAGAAACAATTGTTGCTTTTATGCCTCTATTACGCCGTGTTCTTGATCACCATCAGCTTCAGGATGTTGGCATTACCCCTGGTGAAACATCCAGTTGGTTCCGATTTGACCGCTGGGGCTATGCAGATGCTATTGCAGAGAATCATCAGGCTATCCAAGCATTGGGCTTAATTACGTCTCATGCGTTTATTAACTATCCTTGGTACAATTACGATGATAGAGATTATAGATGGTTTGGTGATGCAAGAAGCGCAGGTATTGATACATTACGAGAAAAAAAGCCTAGCCTTCATGCCTGGGGTACTTCCTGTAGCTGGCTTGGCATGGATGTGCCATTTTTAGATACGCTCATTCAGAATATTTACAGCACCAAGGTAAATGCTCTTATTCCTTGGGCGTGTATCCAAGTACCATCCCGATGGCGTGGAGGGGATCCTAATCCTGGAACAGCTATAAAATTAGATGGACAAGGCCACTATGAGGTGATGCCTGGTTATTATTTTTATAAACAAATCACTCGGGCAGGACAGCCAAAAATGGCCGTGGCTAAAGTCAGTTCAAATGATACAGAGCTTAGTTTGGTCGCTTTTTCATCCCACCATACAGACAATAAAAATGCCTTCCTAGTGCTTAATCTATCACCTATGGATAAAGAGATTGAATTGACCATTGAAGGATGTGGGCATTGTTTTGAAGGGTATCGGACATCATCTAATGAACAGTATGCGCCTATAGGTGACTATAAATTATCCCATCAAAAAAAGTTTACCTATCATGTACCAAAGGGCTCTGCAACAACATTTTTTGAGAAATGA